Proteins encoded together in one Camelina sativa cultivar DH55 chromosome 9, Cs, whole genome shotgun sequence window:
- the LOC104711983 gene encoding fructose-1,6-bisphosphatase, chloroplastic: MAATAATTSSSHLLISSSRHVAPSSQTSILFPRSLFSNNGKRVRNHHHVGGGVRCMAVAADAETKPAVRKKSGYELQTLTSWLLRQEMKGEIDAELTIVMSSISMACKQIASLVQRAGISNLTGVQGAVNIQGEDQKKLDVISNEVFSNCLRSSGRTGIIASEEEDVPVAVEESYSGNYVVVFDPLDGSSNIDAAVSTGSIFGIYSPNDECIVDDSEDIAALGSEEQRCIVNVCQPGNNLLAAGYCMYSSSVIFVLTLGKGVFSFTLDPMYGEFVLTQENIQIPKAGKIYSFNEGNYQMWDDKLKKYMDSLKDPGPSGKPYSARYIGSLVGDFHRTLLYGGIYGYPRDAKSKNGKLRLLYECAPMSFIVEQAGGKGSDGHQRVLDIQPTEIHQRVPLYIGSTEEVEKLEKYLA, from the exons atggcagcAACTGCCGCAACAACGTCTTCGTCTCACCTTCTTATCTCAAGCTCACGCCACGTGGCGCCATCATCTCAGACTTCAATCCTCTTCCCGAGATCTCTCTTCTCCAACAATGGGAAACGAGTGAGAAACCATCATCATGTTGGTGGTGGAGTGAGGTGTATGGCTGTGGCGGCGGATGCGGAGACGAAACCAGCTGTGAGGAAGAAGAGTGGATACGAGCTTCAGACGTTAACGAGCTGGTTGTTGAGACAAGAGATGAAAGGAGAGATAGATGCAGAGCTGACTATAGTGATGTCGAGCATATCCATGGCTTGTAAGCAGATCGCTTCACTTGTTCAACGTGCCGGTATCTCTAATCTTACCGGAGTTCAAGGCGCCGTTAATATTCAGGGAGAGGATCAGAAGAAGCTTGACGTCATCTCTAATGAG GTGTTTTCCAACTGTTTAAGATCAAGTGGAAGAACTGGGATCATTGcgtcagaggaagaagacgtgCCAGTAGCAGTGGAGGAGAGTTACTCTGGTAACTACGTCGTTGTGTTTGACCCTCTTGACGGTTCCTCCAACATTGACGCTGCTGTCTCTACCGGTTCTATCTTCGGTATCTACAGCCCCAATGACGAATGTATTGTCGACGACTCCGAAGATATCGCAGCT CTTGGATCAGAAGAACAAAGGTGTATTGTAAACGTGTGCCAGCCAGGGAACAACTTGCTAGCAGCTGGCTACTGTATGTATTCGAGCTCAGTTATCTTCGTTCTTACTCTAGGCAAGGGCGTCTTCTCCTTCACGCTCGATCCAATGTACGGTGAGTTTGTTCTTACGCAAGAAAACATTCAGATCCCGAAAGCCGGCAAAATCTACTCTTTCAACGAAGGGAATTACCAGATGTGGGACGATAAATTGAAGAAGTACATGGATTCTCTCAAGGACCCTGGTCCAAGTGGGAAGCCTTATTCCGCAAGGTACATTGGAAGTTTGGTCGGAGACTTTCACAGGACTTTGTTGTACGGTGGTATTTACGGGTACCCTCGTGACGCAAAGAGCAAAAATGGAAAGCTTAGGCTTTTGTATGAGTGTGCACCAATGAGTTTCATCGTTGAACAAGCCGGAGGAAAAGGGTCTGATGGACACCAGCGAGTACTAGATATCCAACCGACCGAG ATACATCAGAGGGTGCCACTGTACATTGGAAGCACAGAGGAAGTGGAGAAGCTAGAGAAGTACTTGGCTTGA
- the LOC104711982 gene encoding myosin-M heavy chain-like isoform X2, translating into MGKSSRSKGSRIIGKGEVTPTQIAFIVDRYLFDNRFTETRTLFRSEASSLISNSPLRHVPNSLMTLDDMLNDYVSLKEQKVTIDQERVRLDQEKVRVHNLLQGMQNVMNSYNASLTAPPPPPPPPPATEAPASLQKNQTISSSSGLTQYNKTPNVMSVSLLGNKRVDFGNFSTPSTTRSITGKRKAQASLGAPPVTRKARITTANGTNKITQTDKAANNFSSQTPSETVPLAKSSATTEFVGHGSSVVKCLFNKPDSLAPSNSACLTTPQKHASPGIDKSNSPQKEVNPTNCTIVTKEKFTISPLKQITSYSVERSHLISSSSPVKSNLKMSNKRDHVKGKLNFDNADTPMCLEAPATADLVSASPSGSEPEVDLFDMDFSNFLGENYSLSELLVDFDLGCEGGTNHCLPQASNAPIETVSGSSPESGGVNLESDQAFLEYTSTVTEVTQGKDMNSQGNDAKTVANSLTQCNHISSPAKC; encoded by the exons ATGGGAAAATCGAGCAGATCCAAAGGATCGCGAATCATCGGAAAAGGTGAAGTTACCCCAACTCAAATTGCGTTTATCGTCGATCGCTACCTCTTCGACAATCGATTCACTGAAACCCGAACCCTCTTTAGATCTGAAGCTTCCTCTCTCATCTCTAACTCCCCACTTCGCCAT GTTCCGAATAGTTTGATGACTCTTGATGATATGTTGAACGATTACGTATCTCTAAAGGAGCAGAAGGTGACTATTGATCAGGAGAGAGTGAGATTGGATCAGGAGAAGGTTAGGGTTCATAATCTGTTACAGGGGATGCAGAATGTGATGAATTCTTACAACGCCTCCCTCAccgctcctcctcctcctcctcctcctcctccggctaCAGAAGCTCCGGCTTCTCTACAGAAAAATCAaactatctcttcttcttcag GCTTAACTCAATACAACAAAACTCCAAATGTTATGTCAGTGTCATTGCTTGGTAACAAAAGAGTAGATTTTGGGAATTTTTCTACACCTTCAACCACTCGGTCTATAACCGGGAAAAGAAAGGCTCAAGCTTCTTTAGGAGCTCCTCCTGTAACTAGGAAAGCTCGTATTACAACAGCAAATG GGACTAATAAGATCACACAAACTGATAAAGCAGCTAACAATTTCTCATCCCAAACTCCATCTGAAACAGTGCCATTAGCCAAAAGCTCTGCAACTACTGAATTTGTTGGCCATGGGTCGAGTGTGGTGAAGTGTTTGTTCAATAAGCCTGATTCGTTGGCTCCTTCTAATTCAGCATGCCTCACGACACCACAAAAACATGCTTCTCCTGGGATTGATAAGTCCAACAGTCCACAGAAAGAAGTTAATCCTACAAACTGCACAATTGTTACGAAGGAGAAGTTCACAATCAGCCCTCTCAAGCAGATTACTTCTTATTCAGTGGAAAGAAGTcatctgatttcttcttcttcaccggtCAAGTCTAACCTGAAGATGTCAAATAAGAGAGACCATGTGAAAGGAAAGCTCAACTTTGATAACGCTGATACACCAATGTGCTTAGAGGCACCTGCCACTGCAGATTTGGTTTCAGCTTCTCCATCCGGGTCTGAGCCAGAAGTTGATTTATTTGACATGGACTTTTCTAATTTCTTGGGTGAAAACTACAGCCTCTCGGAGCTACTAGTTGATTTTGATCTTGGTTGTGAAGGAGGTACAAATCATTGCTTGCCACAGGCCTCAAATGCACCCATTGAAACTGTTTCAGG GTCGTCTCCTGAATCAGGGGGTGTTAATCTCGAGTCTGACCAGGCCTTTTTGGAATATACATCAACTGTGACTGAAGTGACTCAAGGGAAAGACATGAACAGTCAAG GAAATGATGCCAAGACCGTTGCAAACTCATTAACACAATGCAATCATATCTCGAGTCCTG CCAAGTGTTGA
- the LOC104711982 gene encoding putative uncharacterized protein DDB_G0285869 isoform X3: MGKSSRSKGSRIIGKGEVTPTQIAFIVDRYLFDNRFTETRTLFRSEASSLISNSPLRHVPNSLMTLDDMLNDYVSLKEQKVTIDQERVRLDQEKVRVHNLLQGMQNVMNSYNASLTAPPPPPPPPPATEAPASLQKNQTISSSSGLTQYNKTPNVMSVSLLGNKRVDFGNFSTPSTTRSITGKRKAQASLGAPPVTRKARITTANGTNKITQTDKAANNFSSQTPSETVPLAKSSATTEFVGHGSSVVKCLFNKPDSLAPSNSACLTTPQKHASPGIDKSNSPQKEVNPTNCTIVTKEKFTISPLKQITSYSVERSHLISSSSPVKSNLKMSNKRDHVKGKLNFDNADTPMCLEAPATADLVSASPSGSEPEVDLFDMDFSNFLGENYSLSELLVDFDLGCEGGTNHCLPQASNAPIETVSGSSPESGGVNLESDQAFLEYTSTVTEVTQGKDMNSQAKC, encoded by the exons ATGGGAAAATCGAGCAGATCCAAAGGATCGCGAATCATCGGAAAAGGTGAAGTTACCCCAACTCAAATTGCGTTTATCGTCGATCGCTACCTCTTCGACAATCGATTCACTGAAACCCGAACCCTCTTTAGATCTGAAGCTTCCTCTCTCATCTCTAACTCCCCACTTCGCCAT GTTCCGAATAGTTTGATGACTCTTGATGATATGTTGAACGATTACGTATCTCTAAAGGAGCAGAAGGTGACTATTGATCAGGAGAGAGTGAGATTGGATCAGGAGAAGGTTAGGGTTCATAATCTGTTACAGGGGATGCAGAATGTGATGAATTCTTACAACGCCTCCCTCAccgctcctcctcctcctcctcctcctcctccggctaCAGAAGCTCCGGCTTCTCTACAGAAAAATCAaactatctcttcttcttcag GCTTAACTCAATACAACAAAACTCCAAATGTTATGTCAGTGTCATTGCTTGGTAACAAAAGAGTAGATTTTGGGAATTTTTCTACACCTTCAACCACTCGGTCTATAACCGGGAAAAGAAAGGCTCAAGCTTCTTTAGGAGCTCCTCCTGTAACTAGGAAAGCTCGTATTACAACAGCAAATG GGACTAATAAGATCACACAAACTGATAAAGCAGCTAACAATTTCTCATCCCAAACTCCATCTGAAACAGTGCCATTAGCCAAAAGCTCTGCAACTACTGAATTTGTTGGCCATGGGTCGAGTGTGGTGAAGTGTTTGTTCAATAAGCCTGATTCGTTGGCTCCTTCTAATTCAGCATGCCTCACGACACCACAAAAACATGCTTCTCCTGGGATTGATAAGTCCAACAGTCCACAGAAAGAAGTTAATCCTACAAACTGCACAATTGTTACGAAGGAGAAGTTCACAATCAGCCCTCTCAAGCAGATTACTTCTTATTCAGTGGAAAGAAGTcatctgatttcttcttcttcaccggtCAAGTCTAACCTGAAGATGTCAAATAAGAGAGACCATGTGAAAGGAAAGCTCAACTTTGATAACGCTGATACACCAATGTGCTTAGAGGCACCTGCCACTGCAGATTTGGTTTCAGCTTCTCCATCCGGGTCTGAGCCAGAAGTTGATTTATTTGACATGGACTTTTCTAATTTCTTGGGTGAAAACTACAGCCTCTCGGAGCTACTAGTTGATTTTGATCTTGGTTGTGAAGGAGGTACAAATCATTGCTTGCCACAGGCCTCAAATGCACCCATTGAAACTGTTTCAGG GTCGTCTCCTGAATCAGGGGGTGTTAATCTCGAGTCTGACCAGGCCTTTTTGGAATATACATCAACTGTGACTGAAGTGACTCAAGGGAAAGACATGAACAGTCAAG CCAAGTGTTGA
- the LOC104711982 gene encoding myosin-M heavy chain-like isoform X1: MGKSSRSKGSRIIGKGEVTPTQIAFIVDRYLFDNRFTETRTLFRSEASSLISNSPLRHVPNSLMTLDDMLNDYVSLKEQKVTIDQERVRLDQEKVRVHNLLQGMQNVMNSYNASLTAPPPPPPPPPATEAPASLQKNQTISSSSGLTQYNKTPNVMSVSLLGNKRVDFGNFSTPSTTRSITGKRKAQASLGAPPVTRKARITTANGTNKITQTDKAANNFSSQTPSETVPLAKSSATTEFVGHGSSVVKCLFNKPDSLAPSNSACLTTPQKHASPGIDKSNSPQKEVNPTNCTIVTKEKFTISPLKQITSYSVERSHLISSSSPVKSNLKMSNKRDHVKGKLNFDNADTPMCLEAPATADLVSASPSGSEPEVDLFDMDFSNFLGENYSLSELLVDFDLGCEGGTNHCLPQASNAPIETVSGSSPESGGVNLESDQAFLEYTSTVTEVTQGKDMNSQGNDAKTVANSLTQCNHISSPGTFAYSFSQ; this comes from the exons ATGGGAAAATCGAGCAGATCCAAAGGATCGCGAATCATCGGAAAAGGTGAAGTTACCCCAACTCAAATTGCGTTTATCGTCGATCGCTACCTCTTCGACAATCGATTCACTGAAACCCGAACCCTCTTTAGATCTGAAGCTTCCTCTCTCATCTCTAACTCCCCACTTCGCCAT GTTCCGAATAGTTTGATGACTCTTGATGATATGTTGAACGATTACGTATCTCTAAAGGAGCAGAAGGTGACTATTGATCAGGAGAGAGTGAGATTGGATCAGGAGAAGGTTAGGGTTCATAATCTGTTACAGGGGATGCAGAATGTGATGAATTCTTACAACGCCTCCCTCAccgctcctcctcctcctcctcctcctcctccggctaCAGAAGCTCCGGCTTCTCTACAGAAAAATCAaactatctcttcttcttcag GCTTAACTCAATACAACAAAACTCCAAATGTTATGTCAGTGTCATTGCTTGGTAACAAAAGAGTAGATTTTGGGAATTTTTCTACACCTTCAACCACTCGGTCTATAACCGGGAAAAGAAAGGCTCAAGCTTCTTTAGGAGCTCCTCCTGTAACTAGGAAAGCTCGTATTACAACAGCAAATG GGACTAATAAGATCACACAAACTGATAAAGCAGCTAACAATTTCTCATCCCAAACTCCATCTGAAACAGTGCCATTAGCCAAAAGCTCTGCAACTACTGAATTTGTTGGCCATGGGTCGAGTGTGGTGAAGTGTTTGTTCAATAAGCCTGATTCGTTGGCTCCTTCTAATTCAGCATGCCTCACGACACCACAAAAACATGCTTCTCCTGGGATTGATAAGTCCAACAGTCCACAGAAAGAAGTTAATCCTACAAACTGCACAATTGTTACGAAGGAGAAGTTCACAATCAGCCCTCTCAAGCAGATTACTTCTTATTCAGTGGAAAGAAGTcatctgatttcttcttcttcaccggtCAAGTCTAACCTGAAGATGTCAAATAAGAGAGACCATGTGAAAGGAAAGCTCAACTTTGATAACGCTGATACACCAATGTGCTTAGAGGCACCTGCCACTGCAGATTTGGTTTCAGCTTCTCCATCCGGGTCTGAGCCAGAAGTTGATTTATTTGACATGGACTTTTCTAATTTCTTGGGTGAAAACTACAGCCTCTCGGAGCTACTAGTTGATTTTGATCTTGGTTGTGAAGGAGGTACAAATCATTGCTTGCCACAGGCCTCAAATGCACCCATTGAAACTGTTTCAGG GTCGTCTCCTGAATCAGGGGGTGTTAATCTCGAGTCTGACCAGGCCTTTTTGGAATATACATCAACTGTGACTGAAGTGACTCAAGGGAAAGACATGAACAGTCAAG GAAATGATGCCAAGACCGTTGCAAACTCATTAACACAATGCAATCATATCTCGAGTCCTGGTACTTTTGCTTACTCATTCTCCCAATGA
- the LOC104711984 gene encoding uncharacterized protein LOC104711984, whose translation MASFSLSRSLLVLLLIVISFFSTFSISKPTSFSFSFTSSNKNASFESQDIALFGDSKLVDNGSSIQLTDSVIHGGGRVVYKNPIESVKDTGREYFAGFSTVFSFSMSPGGGRLGFLVFPVNGTFDHSLFQVKFDTSDKFTKFGDPSVAVIVDGATVPEKVLSFKMANLVKTEKVLSYAWINYQAGGKFLEVRLSKSKSFESVLPLMFDRIDLSAMLGVEDEFMVGLNSYSGNVNLHSWSLEVRRSEYEHSWAVVLVEERMKQEAAKKRRKERIWEIVTCFVMMFGLTGFVLFAMMHIAAAFKRNNLAMVMQEECGIKTKEFGYAKMEKMEVVMSKANAKQETK comes from the coding sequence ATGGCGAGCTTCAGTCTCTCCAGGTCACTCCTGGTCCTACTCCTGATTgtcatctcattcttctccacATTCTCGATTTCGAAACCTACCTCGTTCTCTTTCTCGTTCACGAGTTCCAATAAAAATGCGAGCTTTGAGTCCCAAGACATTGCCCTGTTCGGCGACTCTAAGCTCGTCGACAACGGATCTTCGATTCAGCTGACTGACTCGGTGATTCACGGTGGTGGGCGAGTCGTCTACAAGAACCCCATCGAGTCGGTAAAGGATACAGGAAGGGAGTATTTCGCGGGATTCTCtactgttttctctttctccatgTCCCCTGGTGGTGGGAGACTCGGATTTCTCGTGTTTCCTGTTAACGGAACGTTTGATCACTCTCTATTCCAAGTAAAGTTCGATACTTCTGACAAATTCACCAAGTTTGGAGATCCGAGTGTCGCGGTGATTGTTGATGGTGCTACGGTTCCTGAGAAGGTTCTCAGTTTCAAGATGGCAAACTTGGTGAAGACGGAGAAGGTGTTGTCGTACGCTTGGATTAATTACCAAGCTGGTGGCAAGTTCTTGGAAGTCCGGTTAAGCAAATCTAAAAGCTTTGAATCTGTTCTTCCTCTGATGTTTGATCGGATTGATTTGTCAGCAATGTTGGGAGTTGAGGATGAGTTCATGGTTGGTCTCAATTCGTATAGTGGAAACGTTAATCTTCATTCTTGGAGCTTAGAAGTGAGACGTTCCGAGTATGAGCACTCTTGGGCGGTGGTATTGGTGGAAGAGCGTATGAAACAGGAGGCTgcgaagaagaggagaaaagagaggatATGGGAGATTGTGACTTGCTTCGTCATGATGTTTGGATTAACAGGGTTTGTCCTCTTTGCCATGATGCATATTGCGGCAGctttcaaaagaaacaatcttgCTATGGTGATGCAAGAGGAGTGTGGGATCAAGACCAAGGAGTTTGGGTATGCGAAGATGGAGAAAATGGAAGTTGTCATGAGTAAAGCTAATGCGAAACAAGAAACCAAGTGA
- the LOC109126184 gene encoding protein transport protein yos1-like yields the protein MGFWTLLKGLLLFANALAILNEDRFLVPRGWTLVDLHHTGRRNSPKGQIIGLIHACQYMRLPLMLINTAVIVMKLIFS from the coding sequence ATGGGCTTCTGGACACTGTTAAAAGGTCTGCTGCTCTTTGCAAATGCACTGGCGATCCTCAACGAAGACCGTTTCCTTGTTCCAAGAGGATGGACGCTAGTAGACCTCCACCATACCGGTAGAAGAAACTCTCCCAAAGGCCAAATCATCGGTCTTATCCATGCCTGCCAGTACATGAGACTCCCACTCATGCTCATTAACACAGCAGTCATCGTAATGAAGCTCATCTTCAGTTGA
- the LOC104711986 gene encoding fructokinase-like 1, chloroplastic has translation MASLLLFPHLHLHHFDSSSLDRREILVARNSPKPRQFISPRASINGGAAAETAVKPSRKGRKKKQQTSTVIEKDDTENITIETDAELNPELEDYDDGIEYPYDDPPLVCCFGAVQKEFVPVVRVHDNPMHPDIYSQWKMLQWDPPEFGRAPGGPPSNVAISHVRLGGRAAFMGKVGEDEFGDELVLMMNQERVQTRAVKFDENSKTACTRVKIKFEDGKMKAETVKEPPEDSLLASELNLAVLKEARIFHFNSEVLTSPTMQSTLFRAVQWSKKFGGLIFFDLNLPLPLWRSRNETRKLIKKAWNEADIIEVSQQELEFLLDEDYYERRRNYTPQYFAEDFDQTKNRRDYYHYTPEEIKPLWHDKLKLLVVTDGTLRLHYYTPTFDGVVVGTEDVLITPFTCDRTGSGDAVVAAIMRKLTTCPEMFEEQDVLERQLRFAVAAGIIAQWTIGAVRGFPTESAAQNLKEQVYVPSMW, from the exons ATggcttcacttcttctttttcctcaccttcaccttcaccattttgattcttcttcactAGATCGTAGAGAGATACTAGTAGCTCGTAATTCACCTAAACCAAGACAATTCATCTCTCCGAGAGCTTCAATCAATGGCGGAGCAGCAGCCGAAACCGCCGTCAAACCTAGTCGCaaagggaggaagaagaagcaacaaaccTCGACGGTAATTGAGAAAGACGACACCGAGAACATTACTATCGAGACTGATGCTGAATTGAATCCGGAGTTAGAGGACTACGACGACGGGATCGAGTATCCGTACGACGATCCGCCTCTCGTATGCTGTTTCGGGGCAGTACAGAAGGAGTTTGTTCCGGTGGTGAGAGTCCATGATAACCCTATGCATCCTGATATTTACTCGCAGTGGAAGATGCTGCAGTGGGATCCGCCGGAGTTTGGTAGAGCTCCTGGAGGTCCGCCGTCGAATGTGGCGATCTCTCATGTTCGGTTAGGTGGGAGAGCGGCGTTTATGGGAAAAGTCGGTGAAGATGAGTTTGGGGATGAGCTGGTTTTGATGATGAATCAGGAGAGAGTTCAGACGAGAGCTGTAAAGTTCGATGAGAATTCGAAAACTGCTTGTACTCGTGTTAAGATCAAGTTTGAAGACGGGAAAATGAAGGCGGAGACGGTTAAAGAGCCGCCGGAGGACTCGCTTCTTGCTTCAGAACTCAATTTAGCTGTGCTTAAAGAG GCGAGGATTTTTCATTTCAATTCAGAAGTGTTGACGTCTCCTACAATGCAATCAACTCTTTTTAGGGCTGTACAGTGGTCTAAAAAGTTTGGAGGGCTTATTTTCTTTGACTTGAATCTGCCATTACCGCTGTGGAGATCGCGTAATGAGACTAGGAAGTTGATCAAGAAAGCATGGAATGAAGCAGACATCATTGAGGTTTCACAGCAAGAGCTTGAGTTTCTGCTTGATGAAGATTACTATGAGAGGAGAAGAAACTACACACCACAATACTTTGCTGAGGATTTTGATCAGACGAAGAACCGAAGAGACTATTACCATTACACACCAGAGGAAATCAAGCCATTGTGGCATGACAAGCTGAAGCTATTGGTTGTGACTGATGGAACGCTCCGGCTTCATTACTATACTCCTACTTTTGATGGAGTTGTGGTTGGAACAGAAGATGTGCTTATAACTCCTTTCACCTGTGATAGGACAGGTTCTGGTGATGCTGTTGTTGCAGCGATAATGAGAAAGCTAACAACTTGTCCTGAGATGTTTGAGGAGCAAGATGTGTTAGAGCGACAGCTCAGATTTGCAGTTGCTGCTGGGATCATAGCGCAGTGGACAATTGGTGCAGTGAGAGGTTTCCCTACTGAAAGCGCGGCGCAAAATTTGAAAGAACAAGTATATGTTCCATCAATGTGGTAG